One Antedon mediterranea chromosome 1, ecAntMedi1.1, whole genome shotgun sequence genomic window, GTCATGTCAATTGTCCTGTTGTCCGAGTGTAACCTATGTCCCTCCCCTCCTATTGGTGCGCCACACTCCATACATCTACCAGTACCATAGGCTCTGCCacactgaaaaataaaatattcacagcaaaaactataataaaagtACAGctcttaagaaaaaaaaattgtaattaaagTTCACATGTAgatattattaattgaatatgaattaaatgttgtttttattcataagCAAATAAGGTAATAATACGTACATCTCCGATGACGTAAGGGTGACCATTTGGGCattctaaaaaaagaaaaaaaaaacaacataagaGCATTGTAATTCTGTTATTaagcgagtgagtggccaagcggttaaggaAGGGGTGTCGACAATAACGGCATGAGTTTGAGGCCAACTCACCCCCTACAACtgtagttctggtggtggaacaagtcttcttgggTTAGGACtgtaaaccataggtccagtatACCTGATGAACTGTTTTACAAAATAGCCCTTGTATCAGGGTATTACCACCTACTATTGTTAATCCCTTAAATCCtataaagaattaaaatataaaaaataagtgCTGATTACAAAAACATTATCATCATTTAGTGTGGTCTTTATATCGACTTACTATTCCATGTCAAGTTAGGGTCAATGTTTGATTGACGGAGTGCTTGCACAGCTTCCATTCTATCATCTTGTGGCATTGCtggtaaaaatgaattctaAAATGGAAAAGTATAGAAATTGAGTATGCTTCATCGGAATAAAAAGATTGgctgaaattaaattaatttaattgatatcattattatacTTTATCTGATAGCCAGTAGCAAAGAGCTCTATCCGAATCTATGAGAAAAGGCAAGAGGACAATCCAAAACCATATGGAAAAATTTACTATAacttagaaaaaataaataagtctaTGCACACTTCGGCCAATAATTGCTCAAATTGGAGAAGTTTTGTTAAGTGCGCTTTGTCGCAAGATGTTCAGcgttcatgatgatgatgatgctttATTTCCTAGTTGATAAATCAGCATAAGTGAATTAATCCTAgacaaaattaatgttatttaggTCAGATATCCTTTCACTTTAAACTTCATCTCAGTTAAAGTGGCCTATTGAGTTTAAGTATTGTGCTCAGACAGTCTGATCATTATATCCTGTGTAGTTTCAGTCTTGGCTTAAAATTGCAAACTGCCATTGGGCAAAACAATAGGTCAAGTCTCTAACCTGCATTTTAGATGGTTCTCTCATCAGTGTAGCAAGGCACTGTGTTAGTGATTTTCGATCAACTACACTAAGAACAATTTGAAGGTGAGTCACAGCCCCCTGAATACAGTAATCTTGATGGCTCAAATCTGGCATAACTCTAAGAACATGCTGCCTATTCTGTACTCTGTTCATTAACAGTGTGTCTGCTATAACCTTTAAAGAATAAAGTAATTTTACTTTAGTTACTGTATGTATTTGTTGCAAATCAACACCTGAATATTTTGTACTGACCAAGAATGAAACTCATAAAATAGACAGTACCGTACCTTGATTTTGAGGAATGGAAAATTCTGAAGGACTTCTCCAAACTTTCTTTTAACCTAAATAAAAATCAgagaaacatttttaattgcactgccatttttaattcaaatattctaTATTGATTTCAATTAATATATCTGATATAAAATGGTGAAAGTAATATAATTAACCTACTTCTTGACCCATCACTTTAGCTTCTACTCGAGTTGTTGCATTCATTGTTATCTCTCTAAACAAGGAAAGAAGCAAGCAAAcctctttttgtttttcttttccttTTACATTCTATATGAATAAAAACAgctaaattaataaaattaacaaacaataattaataaaaacagaaagaacaTTAGTcatgtataaattatttttatagaataAGCCATGTAACCAAatgttaaatatgtaaatatatatgtatatacatgtatattgaataaaaacaaatttattttctgtttacGTACAATAATCACTTTAGACATTTTCTCAAAGTCTTTGTCCACCACACATTCACCAACAGCTTCCCGAATGCTTTTGTACGTATTGCCAACAATCACAAAATAATCTGGAATACTCTGTTCCTGTGGTATCaaccaaatatatataattaagtCTCTTATTTAGAATCCATTCTTTAGTCACAGTGGGtttcacataataatatatagtcaTAATATAAGGATGGTGCAAAGAGCatgctttttttattttcatcaacCTAGAAGTCATTCTCACATGGAAGTGCTTAAGCAAAGAGGAATTAGTATTAAAGGGATATAGCTTAAAGTTTAAGAACGAACTTGTATacattgtttgaaggtttgcatgacgaaatcaatatgttgatataaactTTGTCCACAAAGTCTCCTGAGGACggtcaaagtatattgatcaaaaCAGATGTTTTCAGAACAATATATAGAAATGTGCCACAAACTTTacatcaacttatatacagtaggGAACATCTGTGTGAAACAAACCTGAACTTTTAGCTCATCTGGCAAGATCCAGTCTAACTGGACATCATCTCTCAGTTGGTTTATAGCATCTCTACCATAAGCCTTGTACATGTATCTCACTAAGTACAGTTGAGCTTGCTTGTTCTTCTTGCAAAACTCACATGCATCTTTAAGCAGCATACTTAGCTACAAATTAATGTTTCATAATATTGATTATctttctattatttatataattttctttcatTATTAAGAAGAAAGAAAGGAGATGTTTATGATTTCCTCTGTGTATCATATAAAACAATGAGATGTAAAAGCAGACActaaataaaaacttacaagACGTTTGATGTTTAATGAATCGTGATGTTGCTGTATGACATCAATGAGAATTGTAAAAGCAAACCGTATCTGTGCTATGGCTTCAAGTAATTGAACACTTAATGAACCACTATCATCAATATTTTGTCTTGTAAAGAATACTTGAGCACTTCGAAGTTTGTTATGAGCATCTTGTATCAGCTCACAGGTTTGATTATCAGCAGAGTCTTGAGATACACCTGAATAGTATGTGTCCTAAAAATAAGAAGGAAAaatatgttaacattttaaatgaaaagaCAGAGTTCATTGTGACAGTGACTCATGTAAGTGTACAGTGGCTTAACTGTAATAACCGGCCAAATGCAGTTAGAAGAATGCAGAAAGAAGAAAATCACTAGCAGCTATGGCATATAACAAGCTGAAGCCGTCGCTAGAACACAAAACAATGTCTATAGACGTGGAATCCTGTTTGTTTGACGCATACATAGCaagtattttcttatataacagtgaactctgggtactaaacaaaaaattacaagagagtatagatatatatcacaggaaaatgttgcgaaagatgatagatattaaattaacagatagagtgtgtaacacgaaaatatacgagataacaaaacaagaagaatggagtaaaagaattaaacgaaggagactaaaatggtatggacacataattagattaccggatgataccccaatcaaacaaacaatgaaggaaactaacaggaaagtaaaacgacccgtaggaagaccaagaaataactggatgaatcaaataaagaaagacttacaaggactagtagacactaacacaataacaaaccatcctgccataaacagaaaaaaatggaaacaaattgtggaaagcgtaatgtcggaagacggaaaacgttagcaACAAATGCAGTTATTCAATTAACATGGCGTAATCTTAAGTCTAAACAAATCTTAAAATGATAATGAAAAATATCTAATAAGTTAAAAACAATGTGTAAAACAGCAAATGTTCTTGTTTCCAAACAGAGTTCATTTAGCTGATTACAAACAGATATACATACCTCTAAACAGTTTATAAACAATGCACAAATACTGACAACATTAGAGCCGTTCATAAAGAAATTGCAATTCGCAAGATATCCTTCTACATGTTCCTTGACTTGTTCAAGGCTGTGAAATATCAAACAAAGTACGTCACTATTGTAAGTGTTAAAGCGCAAAAGCACAACTAAAAGTCCCTGTAACTTATAGTACTTTTGCCATCTTGAAAAACCTAGAATAGAAAATGTTACAAAATCAAACTCACCTTGACTGAAGTAAGAGCTGAAGTAGAAATGACCTGACAACAGGATTTGGATCAATGCAATCCTCTGGGAAGGGTGACACTTTCTTGGTGGCAGGTTGCTTCTGTTTCTTTGAATCGATTGTAACATATCCAAGCAACCTCTTGATGACCTTTTCGCTTGGTGGCGTTCCATCCGCAAAGCAAAGCTGTGAGATGACTTCCATGAAGAACGAGTTACAACACTGTCTAAATGTGTTGTGCTTTGCAATAGCCGcactaacaaaaacaaaaacaattcagTATACATACTAGGCAGGTTTCAatacaatatgttttaatttgacACAATTTTTAAATACTTCCAATAGAAAGGATTGGCTCATATTAGCACCAAGAGAAAAATGATTTAGCCTGCATACCAAATTTTCTAATTTACTTAGTCTGATCAACAAAATAGATATACATTGATGGCGAAATAGATAAACAATATAAGGCATTtttctgtaataaaaaaaaacctcctTACCTTACTTTAGATTGTTCTTTACATTGAAAATCATCAAATTCTGACTTGCATGTTGGACATTTACGAGCCATTTCTGTTATGAAGTATTCTTCAATGCATTCCTTACAGAATACATGTTTTGGCTCACACGGAAGCATGACAGGGTCTGCAATACTTTCTTCACACATTCCACATTTATGGATTCCACTCCTTCAAAAAATGTTGAATGCGAGTAAATAGtcttttgttgtttaaattATCTCAATAgatcaatatataaaacaactaaaaattaaaattgcaacTTACTCATAATAAACTTGACCAGAtttcatgttcattttatttaagattttcaCCAACATGTTTACAGTTTCATCCGTCTTCAAATTTGCCGATTTCTTTAGTCCCTGTAAACACAACACCtcataattttgaattatttatttaccatttttaattattaatattttaaattatgatgCTGTTATCACCTGTAATTTCCGTGcacaataaattattgtattgtttttttttgtatcagaAGAAGAATGTTTTAGAAAATCTATACATACCAGCCACATGGCTTTGCATTGTGGTGAGATCAATTTTGCAAACTCCTTATTTGGCAAAGAGACATGCTCAAAGAAAAGCTTCATCACAGTAATCCTTGACCATAAACAtctgaaaaaatgaaatattcctGGTAACGACAGTCTGAGAATTGGAGAATTAATGTAGGatttaaatgatataataatttttgtttttttatttatttatctttcatatatgttttgttttattatttcttatgcATCTAACAGTGAGCAACTCACCAATTACAAGATGGATAATAAATgattgtgcttataaactagGAGAGATCTGTAGGTAAATTACACAAACTAGTCCTAACATGATgcttcatttcatttcatttcagttcattcaattttacatacagaaagattttgaaaaaaaaaagaaaaggtaaaagaaaacaatatcaACTGAATGAACTGAGGATAAAACAAGaaagtttaataaaatacttattttcatTGGGGTCcaaaaaatgttgaatacactaattatgtatattatgtGAAGTGTTTTTGGATTTAAATGCTTAGACAAACATTCACAAACAACCCTTAATTTCTTCATGAAGCAAAGATACTTAGCTTATATACTGTACCTGCTTTCATCTATAATTATTTGGTTGCCAGCACTGTAAACTCCATTGTCTTTCTTGAACAAGTCCATCACTCTCTGAACCACTGGAAACAACTTATGTATTTCGTTCAgccattttctttgttttatttgtgtgCGGAAATCGCCGTCAATACTGCTCAATACATGTTTCAGACTTTTGACATCAATAGTCTACAACATACATATATTTGATTGTCAGTAGGTTTGTTTTTAAGTTTAACCTCTATTCTTATGAAAAGTAAGATAAACGTATTTTCATTGACATTGAATTTCTAGAAAATCATGGAAATAAAAACTTCTAAAACCTGAATAGTAAAATGATTCATACCATTTCTCTTTCACTTTTTATCTCTTCTTCTTCTAGCGCTGTCAAGACACCTGGGCATAGTTCAACGATCTGTGCAAAGTGTTCAAATCTTGTTTGCAACTTGATAAAGGCCAAATGCACACCGGCAACCAGGTCAACACTTTCAACTTGACCACCAAGTTTGTGTACAACTGACAAAGATGATTTTTTCAACTGTTGGCAGAGTAGCTATTGATACAGAAAGAAAACAAGGTTAGCTATTGGGTAATTTATGGTTAAAAATATTCTATAACATGCCTAAAAATACAGAAACTATGAATGGTAACTTTTATTGACATTATAGGTAAAACATGTGGATCATATAGCAGCATACCATGTGTTATTGACATTATAGGTAAAACATGTGGATCATATAGCAGCATACCATGTGTTATTGACATTATAGGTAAAACATGTGGATCATATAGCAGCATACCATGTGTTATTGACATTATAGGTAAAACATGTGGATCATATAGCAGCATACCATGTGTTATTGACATTATAGGTAAAACATGTTCAAtaagtcaaataaaaaaaactcatGACAAAAGTGTAATTCTAGATCATATAGCAGCATACCTTGTATTCACCATCTTGTGTCGTCTTGCAAGCCATGCTGACAAAATCTGAGATGTAGCTTTTAATAACATCTTTACTGTCAGTAGTCATGGCAACCTGGAGGATTTTTCCAATCTTTGATTTTTGTATGTTCCGCAAGAACTGCTGTTCCGATGATATTTCTGCTCCAActataaaacaaattgattttaaataaatttgacatATAACTGTCTATATTATACCTTTGTAGTGTCTTGttgtaaatctaaaaataacttGTGTCAAGTTATTGGTCAGTATCACTTCAGAAGTAATTGGAATGCTGatttacaagaaaaacaaaccTTTTGCTTCAGATGCAAATTTCCAAATGTCATCCAACTTTCTCTTAACAATCCAAGAGAATGGAAATTTGGCTGTGAATGATTTACCACCAAATCCTTGCTCCAAGACCGGTACTTCTGACCTCTGGATTTTTTTCTCAGGAGAAAGGCACATGTCATAGGTCATATTCATCAATTCGTTGGAAGAGAATATATTAAGCCAAAGACGGTGAGCCCAACGATGGTCTGTTTGGTCAGACATCAGAAGGTGGAGGTTGTTACTGATGTCACATGCAGCAATTACTTCAGCCAGAAATGAGGCTACAGTTGATGTTAAACGTTGCCAACATGCCTGCCTATAtatcaagaaaaacaaaaatgttttcaattcaatttattccgGATTTTTTACACTACAGACAATAACACATACTACATCACACATGCCAGACTGGGGGACTCAAATAGCGAGCTTAATTGCTACAGCGAGCTTAGTGTGCAACACTAAATTAAACAAAGATTCCAGATCTGAAACAAGTCAATGTAATTCTGGTTACAAATCCTACACTGTGTTGACGGAAAGTATGCCTTCCAGACAACTTTACTCACCTAAATGTCCCACTCTCTTGTACCTCCTTGATGTCTAGACCTTTTCTGCTTAACCAATCTGAAGGATTTAGTCCTTTTTCTTCTTTCTCTTTCACAAGACTGATGATGAGATGCTTTAGTAAATTTACAAATTCtgaagaaaaatgaaaaattatacaattatggTAAAAAGAAATAagagaatgaaataaaagtgacaTCCATCAACCAAGATGTTTTACTGAATGTTTTCAAGCACTATCTGTAAATATAGTTGTACAGTATTACCAACTGGGCTACTTCACTTTATTTATACAATCTATTtattaaaaagtattaaaatgtgaataaattaaactgCAAGTTGTGTTTAGCCTTATCtattgtttatttactgtaatttattCATGGCATATTTAAGCCATCTATAGACTAGGCCTACATGGGGTTAGGGTCAATCAACTACATCAAACAAGATttctgaaatgaataaaaagacTTAGTACCATGATGAGCACCATCCTCTTCTATCAGTTGCACTAACAGACGGACTCTCTCCGTCGATCTATGTCGTTGATCGGAAGGATCAATAATTCTTGCCATAGCTGGATGAATACAGTCAACAAGAACGGCTGTGTAATTGACAGGAGAAACTTCATCATGTGGAGAGCTCTCCAGATCCATCATTGTGACATCTTCAGAATCTTCTACTTCTTCCTCCATCCCTTCATCAATCCTGTGCTCCATCATCCCTTCTTCCATTCCTTCCACCATCTCTTCTACTGTGGGATCAACTGAAGATGCCACGACCTGGTTCACATCTGATTTACACATTTGATCGATGTTAAACATTGGATCAATGGAATTATACTCCATATCTTCtgattcattatcatcatcttcttccATTTCTTCTTCATTTTCTAAATAGCAAGGaaattatactgtatagtgtactgtagttaattaacaaagataaaataataatattataacaaacatTACCACAACATAAAATCATTGAAAGTGtctaaaagtttaaaaaaaaacacacaagtACCTTcaacaaataaagaaataatataattataataacaaccATTACCAACAAACAAGGCTAAAAATAGTACAAAACATTGatacttttttatattataggcaaattgccaaggataaccataagcaaattcattcactatccttcttaaatgTGGCaatcctgtttacaagacaaacatatacacaagatactttacataaataaagttttaCAAGTATTTGGGACTGAACCCACGACCCTttgattggtagccaagcatcataaccaccaagccacaactccactttccaacataaaatcaatgaaagtgtctaaaagtaaaaaaaacacacaattaCCTTCAACTTCTTGTTCCCAACTCTGGCTGATGCTTTCTATGTTCTGCTGTTCCTTTGGAGCTGGAAGTAGTAACTTACTTATTGGTCGGCCTAAAAGTTTGGAAACATCTGGACAATTTTCTTTTGGAGGTTGAAGGTCGTCGATGTGAGCAGAAGACCATAGTCCACCTATTATGATATAAAAGATAATTTATCCTACATTTTACTGGTTTCTTTGCAAATTGAATTTTGTCTATTTGTTCTGTTGCAGTCACTATACACCAACCACATTTACTTTACTTGCAACAAATCTTTTaagaactaaaaaaaatcagtcATTTTTGCTGCATTTCAACTACGGTAGTAGAAGTTTATACAGAAAATAAGGAAATAGTAAGTTGATAAAAGGATTCTTCAATCAATGCTCtataatcattaaaaaaagatattattaTGGTATGTATATACCTTGGAATCCATCAAAGCATCTCTTAACACGAGGAAGCTGAATGACAAAGACTACATGAGCTTTGCCTGCAATCTCTTCTTCCACAGAAGACAATGCATTCCCTCGTTCATCTTGCACTTGATAGGAAGCACAGGAAATCAAATTTGTGGTGTCGCTGCTTGCATCACATTGCACTAATAATAATCTTTCATTTTCAGTAACCGCACCAaagaattttctaaaaaaaaatagatagtATGTGGTGCAAAAGAAAAGAAAGTAATGTGGTATATGCGTATTGTGGTAGAAGCCCATCCGACAGTTTGTGGTATAATTATGTGATTTGGCTCTCTGGCATAAATCTACTTTATAAGTTCAAATGAGTTATGACTTTACTTGGAAATTAAAAAATGCTGTTTTTAACTTACTGGACTCTAACAGAAAACTGTTGTTCATACTGGAACTCTTGTAGGGAGACCAAACTGATGTCAGACACAGAAACGGATTCTGTAAGAGCTCTGCAATCTTTCTCAGTAAGCAGACGTGAATACGTAGTTacctaaaaataatacatacattcAAAATTCCatgttatatataaaatgttttcctgaatatagttaataataattcacTTTTAACAGTTTTGTAAGAATGTGCTAATGTTTctaatttctgtatttttttgtGCATCCAAGATTGAACAGAATAAAAAGGACTAAACCTTACCTGAGCTAAAATGCCTTCATTACCAGGATTGCTTCTAAGCTGATCCTCAAGATAGTCTGCTAGGCATGAATGTTTCTGAACATTAAAGTATGTATCCTGTAATGCCTTTTTCTCTTCTTCTCTCATTCTTGTTTCTGATAATCTGGTGACAGATTCAGGGGTTGCACGCATCAACAGCTGGTTTTTAACATCTTCAAATACCTTTTGAGaagtaatttaaataattaaaaaatttttaacaCTTTTATTTGATAAACATACATAGTTCCTTTCCAATTTTCTTCATAAAAGCATAGTATGATAT contains:
- the LOC140051911 gene encoding E3 ubiquitin-protein ligase rnf213-alpha-like; its protein translation is MMDLESSPHDEVSPVNYTAVLVDCIHPAMARIIDPSDQRHRSTERVRLLVQLIEEDGAHHEFVNLLKHLIISLVKEKEEKGLNPSDWLSRKGLDIKEVQESGTFRQACWQRLTSTVASFLAEVIAACDISNNLHLLMSDQTDHRWAHRLWLNIFSSNELMNMTYDMCLSPEKKIQRSEVPVLEQGFGGKSFTAKFPFSWIVKRKLDDIWKFASEAKVGAEISSEQQFLRNIQKSKIGKILQVAMTTDSKDVIKSYISDFVSMACKTTQDGEYKLLCQQLKKSSLSVVHKLGGQVESVDLVAGVHLAFIKLQTRFEHFAQIVELCPGVLTALEEEEIKSEREMTIDVKSLKHVLSSIDGDFRTQIKQRKWLNEIHKLFPVVQRVMDLFKKDNGVYSAGNQIIIDESRCLWSRITVMKLFFEHVSLPNKEFAKLISPQCKAMWLGLKKSANLKTDETVNMLVKILNKMNMKSGQVYYESGIHKCGMCEESIADPVMLPCEPKHVFCKECIEEYFITEMARKCPTCKSEFDDFQCKEQSKVSAAIAKHNTFRQCCNSFFMEVISQLCFADGTPPSEKVIKRLLGYVTIDSKKQKQPATKKVSPFPEDCIDPNPVVRSFLLQLLLQSSLEQVKEHVEGYLANCNFFMNGSNVVSICALFINCLEDTYYSGVSQDSADNQTCELIQDAHNKLRSAQVFFTRQNIDDSGSLSVQLLEAIAQIRFAFTILIDVIQQHHDSLNIKRLLSMLLKDACEFCKKNKQAQLYLVRYMYKAYGRDAINQLRDDVQLDWILPDELKVQEQSIPDYFVIVGNTYKSIREAVGECVVDKDFEKMSKVIINVKGKEKQKEVCLLLSLFREITMNATTRVEAKVMGQEVKRKFGEVLQNFPFLKIKVIADTLLMNRVQNRQHVLRVMPDLSHQDYCIQGAVTHLQIVLSVVDRKSLTQCLATLMREPSKMQNSFLPAMPQDDRMEAVQALRQSNIDPNLTWNKCPNGHPYVIGDCGRAYGTGRCMECGAPIGGEGHRLHSDNRTIDMTTMVDTTSKGHVLGNAQPNGNQIVCERTMNCVTTAIVRFLLHSSMLLGTECQHGPQPIITIIRPPPPNVLEFLWRHLHNDIRLLSVATGKSKDDSIFILHKVIDNVFQTKVADNLQSGFQQLLTSKNCRKTWEENFTAAYIKPVLQGVDEMINESNKTLSEDKRLSNDPLMCLLNAQIEPEDLGKLADTSHVWQHRSCITIHSIHQALENEQDDDNLLVLKHFIGKEKHLRFVRYLPDIVQLQRLLINKFNRHIDASEAINLTISKFLDQLPVSEHSEFKHLIDTFIHAWNSLRRDVAAIVKIQECFLETVTYKSNMAILLPTRQESGLCCTGLVEFLRDTQNEFLGRYQNIREETLSKVEKKSDLLRSHLIAYDPDRDLLPLILSQCQYIVRPMAGNRIEYNLTGLELQVIERFVRGRAFIKCKFDQLLFRQDVRNAAIFENLRNNIPQEEFSSKALQCSILADLRSYQDLCGCLASLDIAIGFLANYKPEADMLINDYLRDKLAMKQDKGLKSATASHQCSLKHVLALWQLLAMEKAARLINNSQDPFDGVGEDYRQKLNDEDKNNLIAKLRFTKLDQLCGELYEYIVLNLSHQSEEDRTKWTISETLEPYYDGKNADAEITGLDSLPESVTLSHAVDAWKTIAQLYSTQE